One Alphaproteobacteria bacterium genomic window carries:
- a CDS encoding enoyl-CoA hydratase, producing MTASVSSAFEDRAEGRVARLVINEERRLNVLNSAQLERLMAALEPLAGDESLRVVVLTGAGRSFIGGADLGELKDFDRELARGFITRLHEVCAAIRALPVPVIGRINGYCLGGGLEVAAACDMRVAGESAVFGMPEVKVGLPSVIEAALLPGLIGWGKTREILLTGETFGAGEARRIGFLEWLVADEDLDAAVESWVESICANGPLAVRSQKALIATWEKSSLEVGIEAGVDALADAYLTDEPTRLMQNFFAQKAGKG from the coding sequence ATGACCGCCAGCGTCAGCAGCGCCTTCGAGGACCGCGCCGAGGGCCGCGTGGCGCGCCTCGTCATCAACGAGGAACGCCGCCTCAACGTCCTCAACTCGGCCCAGCTCGAACGCCTGATGGCGGCGCTGGAGCCGCTGGCCGGCGACGAGAGCTTGCGCGTCGTGGTGCTGACCGGGGCCGGGCGCTCGTTCATCGGCGGCGCCGACTTGGGCGAGCTCAAGGACTTCGACCGCGAACTGGCGCGCGGTTTCATCACCCGCCTGCACGAGGTCTGCGCCGCCATCCGGGCGCTGCCGGTGCCGGTGATCGGCCGCATCAACGGCTACTGTCTCGGCGGCGGCCTCGAGGTGGCGGCCGCCTGCGACATGCGGGTGGCCGGCGAGAGTGCCGTCTTCGGCATGCCAGAGGTCAAGGTGGGCCTGCCCTCGGTGATCGAGGCGGCGCTCTTGCCGGGGCTGATCGGCTGGGGCAAGACGCGCGAGATTTTGCTCACCGGCGAGACCTTCGGGGCCGGCGAGGCGCGGCGCATAGGTTTCCTCGAATGGCTGGTGGCGGACGAGGACCTGGACGCCGCGGTCGAAAGCTGGGTCGAGAGCATCTGCGCTAATGGTCCGCTCGCGGTGCGCTCGCAAAAGGCGCTGATCGCGACCTGGGAAAAGTCGTCCCTGGAGGTCGGCATCGAGGCCGGCGTCGACGCCCTGGCGGACGCCTACCTCACGGACGAGCCGACGCGGCTGATGCAGAATTTTTTCGCCCAGAAGGCCGGTAAGGGTTGA
- a CDS encoding enolase C-terminal domain-like protein: protein MAALAPKIEVTDLEFYERDVVLRLPFRFGIVTMTEAPQVFVRARIRTPDGVETWGMAAELLAPKWFDKDPALSNERNFDQLRQALDIAGGLYRTAGAETAFGLFAAVYPEQLKTGAAAGLKPLVAGYGPALLDRAILDALCRWAGVSIFTALRQNLPGLGPGPQEGLEGFDYGAFLAGLEPARRLHARHTVGLVDDIKAVDRDPAARLDDGMPETLEEAVAAFGQRYFKLKVGGDMAADLERLAAIAAVLDRLDGSYYVTLDGNEQYADVDGALALWQALAAAPGLERLVSSILFIEQPIGRAQAFERDVSALDACRPVIIDESDGTLEAFVQARELGYSGVSSKSCKGFYKSLINLARCQVWNAEAGRRRYFMSAEDLSVQVGLALQQDLALASLLGVGHVERNGHYYVNGWAGLPQDEARAFGAAHAGLYEFSQGQLRLRLEGGEMALDSLDCPGFASAAEPIWSALEHVPG, encoded by the coding sequence GTGGCAGCGCTAGCGCCCAAGATCGAGGTCACCGACCTCGAATTCTACGAGCGTGACGTGGTGCTGCGGCTGCCCTTCCGCTTCGGCATCGTCACCATGACCGAGGCGCCGCAGGTTTTCGTGCGAGCCCGGATCAGGACCCCGGACGGCGTCGAGACCTGGGGCATGGCGGCCGAGCTGCTGGCGCCCAAATGGTTCGACAAGGACCCGGCGCTGAGCAACGAGCGGAATTTCGATCAGTTGCGCCAGGCCCTGGATATTGCTGGCGGGCTCTACCGCACGGCCGGGGCCGAGACCGCCTTTGGCCTTTTTGCCGCCGTCTACCCCGAACAACTGAAGACGGGCGCCGCCGCCGGGCTAAAACCGCTGGTCGCCGGCTATGGCCCGGCGCTGCTTGACCGGGCGATTTTGGATGCGCTCTGCCGCTGGGCCGGGGTTTCGATCTTCACGGCCCTGCGGCAAAACCTGCCGGGCCTGGGGCCTGGGCCGCAAGAGGGACTGGAGGGCTTCGACTACGGCGCTTTCCTGGCCGGCCTCGAGCCGGCCCGACGCCTGCACGCCCGCCACACGGTGGGCCTGGTCGACGACATCAAAGCGGTCGACCGAGACCCGGCCGCGCGCCTCGACGACGGTATGCCGGAAACCCTGGAAGAGGCCGTGGCGGCCTTCGGCCAGCGCTACTTCAAGCTCAAGGTAGGCGGCGACATGGCGGCCGATCTCGAGCGCCTGGCCGCCATCGCGGCGGTGCTCGACCGTCTCGACGGATCCTATTACGTGACACTTGACGGCAACGAGCAATACGCCGACGTCGACGGCGCGCTGGCGCTCTGGCAGGCCCTGGCGGCGGCGCCCGGACTGGAACGGCTGGTCTCCTCGATCCTCTTCATCGAACAGCCCATCGGCCGCGCCCAGGCCTTCGAGCGCGACGTCTCGGCGCTCGACGCCTGCCGGCCGGTGATCATCGACGAATCCGACGGCACCCTCGAGGCCTTCGTCCAGGCCCGCGAGCTCGGCTATTCCGGAGTCTCGAGCAAGAGCTGCAAGGGCTTCTACAAGTCGCTCATCAACCTCGCGCGCTGCCAGGTGTGGAACGCCGAGGCCGGCCGCCGGCGCTATTTCATGTCGGCCGAGGATCTTAGTGTTCAAGTCGGACTGGCGCTGCAGCAGGACCTGGCGCTGGCCAGCCTGCTCGGCGTGGGCCACGTCGAGCGCAACGGCCACTACTACGTCAACGGCTGGGCCGGACTGCCCCAGGACGAGGCCCGGGCCTTCGGCGCTGCGCACGCCGGTCTTTACGAATTTTCGCAGGGCCAGTTGCGGCTGCGATTGGAGGGCGGCGAGATGGCGCTTGATTCGCTCGATTGCCCCGGCTTCGCCAGCGCCGCCGAACCCATCTGGTCGGCGCTAGAGCATGTTCCGGGTTGA
- a CDS encoding sugar phosphate isomerase/epimerase family protein, protein MKIALCNEVVRELDFAAQCAFAAELGYDGIELAPFTLGHEPQLISAGERAQLRRAASDAGIAIVSLHWLLVTPAGLSINAPDPALRRRTVEVIERLIGLAADLGAGTLVHGSPAQRDVAADDDPAEAWQRARDTFAAIAPAAEAAGVDYCLEPLAPRETNFVNTLAQAVDMVEAVGNPAFCTMIDTCAAGLAEAEPLPQVFDTWLPTGQVRHVQVNDSNKRGPGQGPQLFAPVMAALKRHDYQGSIAVEPFDYVPDGPASAARAIGYLRGIEEALAWQR, encoded by the coding sequence ATGAAAATCGCGCTTTGCAACGAGGTCGTGCGCGAGCTTGATTTCGCCGCCCAGTGCGCCTTTGCCGCCGAGCTGGGCTATGACGGCATCGAGCTCGCGCCTTTTACGCTGGGCCATGAGCCGCAACTGATTTCGGCCGGCGAACGCGCCCAACTCCGCCGCGCCGCCAGCGACGCCGGTATCGCCATCGTCAGCCTGCACTGGTTGCTGGTGACACCGGCCGGTCTTTCCATCAACGCCCCCGACCCGGCCCTGCGGCGGCGCACGGTGGAGGTCATCGAACGCCTCATCGGGCTGGCCGCGGACCTGGGCGCCGGTACACTGGTGCATGGCTCGCCGGCCCAGCGTGATGTGGCCGCGGACGACGACCCGGCCGAGGCTTGGCAACGCGCCCGCGATACTTTCGCCGCCATCGCCCCGGCGGCCGAGGCGGCCGGCGTCGACTACTGCCTGGAGCCGCTGGCGCCACGCGAGACGAATTTCGTCAATACCTTGGCCCAGGCGGTGGACATGGTCGAGGCGGTCGGCAATCCGGCCTTTTGCACCATGATCGACACCTGCGCCGCCGGCCTGGCCGAGGCCGAGCCCCTGCCCCAGGTCTTCGACACCTGGCTGCCCACGGGCCAGGTGCGCCATGTGCAGGTCAACGATTCGAACAAGCGCGGCCCGGGCCAGGGGCCGCAGCTCTTCGCCCCGGTGATGGCGGCGCTTAAGCGCCACGACTACCAGGGCAGCATCGCCGTCGAGCCTTTCGACTACGTGCCCGACGGCCCGGCCTCCGCGGCCCGCGCCATCGGTTACCTGCGCGGCATCGAGGAGGCCCTGGCGTGGCAGCGCTAG
- a CDS encoding VOC family protein: protein MTIAIRGIDHIAMTVADFEASFAFYTTVLAAEAPLEARFRSTDLSSLPLYIGGAVINMQRAEAPAYIVADKPTPGAVDICFRWDDTVEAAIAHLESHGVAVIEGPVPRFAADRSKGQSVYFRDPDDNLLEFLTTVA from the coding sequence ATGACCATCGCCATTCGCGGCATCGACCACATCGCCATGACGGTTGCCGATTTCGAGGCCTCGTTCGCCTTCTACACCACCGTGCTGGCGGCCGAGGCACCGCTCGAGGCCAGGTTTCGCAGCACTGACCTCTCTTCGCTACCGCTTTACATCGGCGGTGCCGTGATCAACATGCAGCGCGCCGAAGCCCCGGCCTACATCGTCGCCGACAAGCCGACGCCGGGCGCCGTCGACATTTGTTTCCGCTGGGACGACACCGTCGAGGCGGCAATAGCGCATTTGGAATCCCACGGCGTCGCCGTCATCGAGGGCCCGGTGCCGCGCTTTGCCGCCGACCGCAGCAAAGGCCAGTCGGTCTATTTCCGCGATCCCGACGACAACCTGTTGGAATTCCTCACCACCGTGGCCTGA
- a CDS encoding class I SAM-dependent methyltransferase — protein MDENDQQKTIETARQAFNAKLHGAEFQAEMADDAQLPWLLEGLAPRPGGRYLDLATGNGYVGLALAGREPACQVTAVDIAAAALAANAEKAGAAGLNNIHFEAVDGIGLPFGDGIGLPFDEGHFDAVVCRYALHHFPLLATTLADVHRVLVADGRLVVADAIRDETDEVDFVNRFQALQPDGHVRIYGREALLQICAAQGFALGGSHLTEIAFSRPLDAAHRALLAETAPEILTLYGIEMDRQTVSARLKVLNARFRRCDRPARPSPPGCRRPATCGPDRG, from the coding sequence ATGGACGAAAACGACCAGCAGAAGACAATCGAAACGGCGCGCCAGGCCTTCAACGCCAAGCTGCACGGCGCCGAATTCCAAGCCGAAATGGCGGACGACGCCCAGCTTCCCTGGCTCCTCGAGGGCCTCGCGCCACGGCCCGGCGGGCGTTACCTCGATCTTGCCACCGGCAACGGCTATGTCGGCCTGGCCCTGGCCGGCCGCGAGCCGGCATGTCAGGTCACTGCCGTCGATATCGCCGCCGCAGCCCTCGCCGCCAACGCCGAAAAAGCCGGCGCGGCCGGTCTTAACAATATTCACTTCGAGGCGGTAGACGGCATCGGGCTGCCCTTCGGCGATGGCATCGGCTTGCCCTTCGACGAGGGCCATTTCGACGCTGTGGTCTGTCGTTATGCGCTGCACCATTTCCCGTTGTTGGCTACCACGCTGGCCGATGTCCATCGGGTGCTGGTGGCGGACGGCCGACTGGTCGTCGCCGATGCCATCCGTGACGAAACCGATGAGGTCGATTTCGTCAACCGCTTCCAGGCCCTGCAACCCGACGGCCACGTGCGCATATATGGACGGGAGGCGTTGTTGCAGATTTGTGCCGCTCAGGGTTTCGCGCTCGGGGGCAGCCACCTGACCGAGATCGCCTTTTCCCGCCCGCTCGATGCCGCCCACCGGGCGCTGCTGGCCGAGACGGCGCCGGAAATACTGACGCTGTATGGCATCGAAATGGATCGCCAGACCGTCAGCGCCCGTCTTAAGGTCCTCAACGCTCGCTTCAGGCGATGCGATCGCCCTGCTCGACCGTCACCGCCCGGTTGTCGACGGCCGGCAACATGCGGGCCGGATCGCGGGTGA